A genomic window from Peromyscus maniculatus bairdii isolate BWxNUB_F1_BW_parent chromosome 1, HU_Pman_BW_mat_3.1, whole genome shotgun sequence includes:
- the Gal gene encoding galanin peptides: MARRSVLLLAWLLLAVTLSATLGLGMPAKEKRGWTLNSAGYLLGPHAIDNHRSFSDKHGLTGKRELQLEAEEGRPGSVDGPLPESNIVHTIMEFLSFLHLKEAGALDSLPGLPLATSSEDLEQS, encoded by the exons ATGGCCAGACGCAGCGTCCTCCTGCTAGCTTGGCTCCTGCTGGCTGTGACCCTGTCAGCCACTCTGGGGCTTGGGATGCCA GCaaaggagaagagaggctggACCCTGAACAGCGCTGGCTACCTTCTGGGCCCAC ATGCCATTGACAACCACAGATCATTTAGCGACAAGCATGGCCTCACAGGCAAGCGGGAGCTACAactggaagcagaggaagggagaCCAG GAAGCGTTGATGGGCCCCTGCCTGAGAGCAACATCGTGCACACCATAATGGAGTTCCTGAGTTTCCTGCACCTTAAAG AGGCCGGGGCCCTCGACAGCCTGCCTGGCCTCCCTTTGGCCACCTCCTCAGAAGACCTAGAGCAGTCCTGA